Below is a window of Populus trichocarpa isolate Nisqually-1 chromosome 3, P.trichocarpa_v4.1, whole genome shotgun sequence DNA.
CCCCAAAACTGGAGGTGCTAAAGACCATGGAAAATTAATtgtagtaaattatttttaaaatgtttttggttttgaaattatattaaaataatattttttatttttaatattagttatattaaaatattaatttaaaaaattaaaattcaaaatttttaaaaatccaacttCAAAAGTAGGTGAAGCCCTAGTCTTAATTAATATGtcagtttgtttttatatttaaaaaatatttttaacagaatttaaattttatttattaaaatgaacaaaaaattattttaatatattaaaaaaatattttaaaaaataatgggatTAATAAACACCATGTGAACGGGTTGAAGTTCTTGGAAAGCAAATTCCATTACCAAATtctacttttcttcttcttcctttttttttttgggcccACTGTCTAgagtgagaaagaaagaaatacacCGCAGATTTAGCTGTTAGAAACACAGCGGTGGACAGACAGGCTGTCCTTGTCTAGTAGCGGACCGGTCACCCTCACAACCacatttaataaattcaataaatataattccGTACTTAAAAATGTTAGCAAAAAcgtggaataaaaataaaaataaaaaccccaaCCCAACCCAAGTTTCTCACATGATATGATACTGCTTGTTGCTTGACTCTCCACCGTCATCAGTCTCCTCTGTCCACCATTCATAATATCCTCCCGCATCCCCACGCTCCATCACTCCTCCCCACActtgagaaagagagagagtaacACAGCTCgcattttctttttgtcaatACAGTGTCGGTGGAGCTTCGAGTTCTctgcctttttgtttttgttttcgttttctTGAATTGAGGGAGGATCAAAAGTAAGGTAATTTACTAAATTAATACAAGAAGAAAGGGTGAAATCTTAAGAATATGTACGGAAGAGATCCATGGGGAGGACCCCTGGAGATAAATGCAGCAGATTCAGCAACAGATGATGACAGGAGCAGGAACTTGAATGACTTAGACAGGGCAGCTCTGTCAAGGCCATTGGATGAGACTCAGCAGAGCTGGTTGCTGGGTCCAGCtgagcaaaagaagaagaagaaatatgtgGATCTGGGCTGTATCATTGTTAGTCGCAAGATCTTTGTGTGGACTGTTGGGAGTATCGTTGCTGCTGGTCTATTGGTTGGTCTTATTACTCTTATTGTTAAAACTGTGCCTCGCCATCATCACTCTCATGCTCCAGCTGATAACTACACTCTTGCTCTACATAAGGCACTCATGTTCTTCAATGCTCAAAGATgtatgtttccttttcttttccttttccttttttatttttatcctgaTCTGATCTGTTTTCGGTCAGTTGATGTCTGCATGCCTCTTGAAttcatttatttgttaaatctGGAAGATAACATCATTTTGTAGCTAGGAGGAGAGGCTTTTTCAATGAGTCTAGGATTATACCTGCTTAAGGAACATGCATCATCAATCTTAAGAAACCCAGATCAtgaatttacttaattttactATATTCAGATCATCCATAGTCAGGAAATTAgacaatctttctttctttttagttagTTTGAATGTGATCCCGTAGATCATGAATTATTCAAGAAGATCGTTAGCTTGCACGGATTCAGATCATTAATTTCGGTTACTGTTGCTGATGTTATTGATAATGatcataaattcaaagaaataaagaatcttgattttgtttatgtttgtgtattttgatggaAAATTGCAGCGGGAAAGCTTCCGAAGCATAACAACGTGTCATGGAGGGGAAGCTCGTGTTTGGGCGATGGGAAAGGTAAACAAGGTAGTTTTTACAAAGATCTGGTGGGTGGATATTATGATGCTGGGGATGCAATAAAGTTCCACTTCCCTGCTTCTTTTTCCATGACAATGTTGAGCTGGAGTGTTATTGAATATAGTGCGAAATATGAAGCTGCTGGTGAGCTTAACCATgtcaaagaaattataaagtggGGAGCTGACTACTTTCTGAAGACATTTAATAGTTCTGCTGATACCATCGACAGGATAGTTGCACAGGTGAATTAACTTCACTCATTTTATCTAAACATAGATATAATGTATCTGGACTGAATTTATTTCATAACTCCCATTCACTTTAATGTCGATGATGCttgattttgcaaagaaaacATTATCTTGCTTGGTGCACTTCATGGAGGGTAGGGCTTTTCTCAATCTTTCTAACTTACCGAGCAAGTTCTTTTGTCTGATGGTTTCTCCTTGAAAAATCAACTTCTGCTTATGCATAGAAAATTTCCCGCTTATCCTTGAATACTAAAGTGGAGATTGTTTATAGCTACTGCATTGGCCATCATCGCATTATAATCTTGTTAGTTAATTAGTTTAAGATGCATAAAACAATGCGTGCCAGTCAtcaaattattgttgttatctTTGTTTGTGGATCTTCTGTAGGGTATTTGGTCTGACATTTTGATTTCCACTCCCTGACAGGTTGGCTCGGGGGATACTTCTGGTGGGAGTACCACTCAAAACGATCATTATTGCTGGATGCGTCCTGAGGACATTGATTACGTCAGACCTGTAACTGAATGCAGCTCCTGCTCTGATCTTGCTGCAGAAATGGCTGCTGCCTTAGCTTCTGCATCTATTGTTTTCAAAGATAACAAGGCCTACTCTCAGAAGCTTGTTCATGGTGCCAAAACTCTCTTTAAATTTGCAAGGGACCAGCGAGGTAGATACAGTGCAAGTGGTTCAGAAGCCGCCATTTTCTATAATTCAACTAGTTACTGGGATGAATTTATTTGGGGTGGAGCTTGGCTATATTATGCAACTGGAAATAATTCCTATCTTCAGCTTGCTACAATGCCTGGCTTAGCCAAGCATGCCGGTGCATTTTGGGGAGGGCCAGACTATGGTGTGCTTAGCTGGGACAACAAGCTTGCTGGTGCTCAGGTTAGTGAAGCTTCTTATCTATATTCTATCATGCTTTACCTAGCCATGCAATTACCTTCAGAATGTTATTAATTTTGCCATGCCTCTATTCTtgctttgaatttattaaaatatcttatattGTTTCAGTATAATATACACACATGTCGAGCATCTTTAGGAGTTGATATATTCTAGATTTTGAAAGCTACTGAAATTTAAGGTAGCTATGCATATGCATGGATTTTATTTGATACTTGTTAGAGagtaatttaaaacttttattggGGCCTCACTCAAAAGCTTGttctcaatatataatttatattattttcaaacaccctctcaagtgagagctctttggacttgaaacttgcaaaGGTTCACACTCCCATGTGCTATTAATAGAGGAAAGAATGGGGTCCTAGGATTCTAACTCAGGATCTTTTGGTTAGTTAGGCTGAACTATCTCAATTCAAAAGCTTAGACTATTAAGTGTGTCCCCGAGATATGAAACTCGAGTAAGAATTATGGGCTCCTCTAATTACTTGTTTTGCTACTAACAAAGTGATATTTTATTCTAAGTTATCCATATTCAACAAAATTTGTCCCAGGGTATGTTTATTCTAAGAATTATggcttttattattttgtttctttttttgttttttcaaaattctaaaattgcATCTATACTTGTAAATTTATCTCttgccttttcttctttgtactcttttctacttttcttgattatttcatGATTCATTTGTTTGAAACCTAATGAATTGCCATTGACATTTTGCCCAAATGTTGAATTGTCAACAATGATCTCCCATTAGGGTCCTGTTGACATTTTTGTGCTTCTACTTTTACTGTCAAATCATATTGTGGCTAGCTCGCTATTAGTTAACTTTGAAATTTATGGTATCTTTCCCGATGATTAAATTTTGTTGTGTGATAGCTACTTTTGAGCCGCCTTAGATTGTTCTTGAGCCCTGGTTATCCATATGAAGAAATACTGAGTACATTTCACAACCAGACCAGTATTATCATGTGCTCATATCTGCCAATTTTCACGAAGTTTAATAGAACAAAAGGTAAACCATCTCTTGTATGACTAGCCTGAGAGTGTTCAAGGTGGATGGATTAATTTTGGGATCCCAGTTTAACTGTGTTGATGATGTCCTACAGGAGGCTTGATCGAGTTAAACCATGGAAGGCCTCAGCCCCTTCAGTATGTCGTCAACGCTGCCTTCCTAGCAACCCTATTTAGTGATTATCTTGAAGCTGCTGATACACCTGGATGGTATTGTGGACCAAATTTCTACTCTACTGATGTGTTGCGTGATTTCGCCAAGACTCAAGTATGTCAAGCCctatttaattagatgttcTATAGtagatattttcataattttggtGGTTTATAACTTcatttttgctttgttattgtGATAGATTGATTACATCCTGGGCAAGAATCCTCGTAAAATGAGCTATATTGTGGGTTTTGGTAATCATTACCCAAAACATCTCCACCATAGAGGTGCATCTATCCCTAAGAACAAGATCAGGTATAACTGTAAAGGAGGATGGAAATGGAGGGACACCTCGAAGCCGAACCCAAATACACTTGTTGGAGCCATGGTTGCTGGCCCTGACCGGCATGATGGTTTCCATGATGTTCGCACCAACTATAATTATACAGAGCCAACGATTGCTGGAAATGCAGGATTAGTTGCAGCACTTGTGGCCTTGTCTGGTGACAAAACTACTGGGATTGACAAGAACACAATATTCTCTGCAGTTCCCCCAATGTTTCCaactcctccaccaccaccagcacctTGGAAACCATGAGATGCCACAGTTGACAGTTTTTAAGAGTTTATCTGTGTGGCTTTTGGTAAGATGATTTTGCTGCAATAGAGTTTGGACTTGGAACATCTTGGGAGGTAAAGATGATGCTACTTAAGGAAGGAGGATGGTCATAGGAAAGACTACAATGCATAAGTTTGTGAAGATGACTGCGGTATACGTGCTTGGGAACTTtaagaaattgatattttgtacCGAAGATGTCTGTCTGATTTTGTGATATACTTAGTATATGTGTATGATATGTAACGTTGTATTCTTTGGGAAAACAAATTGTGAATTCAACAGTTCAAAGACTGATTAACAATAAATTCGATTTAATGTTGTAACAGATCTCATCTCATTACTGGATTTGCAATTCCCATATCTAATTGTTATCCGTGCATATGTGGATTCAGTTTGTACAATCTGTGCGTATTTTGGTTGGAACATACACCGCCAAGTGTTGCACAGGTCATTTTGGTGATTTCCAAGACCAATGCCCTGAGAATGTCTCTTTTCCCCCCTGTTTGCAACCAAATTTATGCCTCGAAGAAGACTATTGCAGTAGATGTGCGGCATCTGCCGTATGTAGCTTCTACTAAAAACGAGGTAATCAGTAGTTCATTGACATTGATCTGCTATTGAGTTAAGGAATCTGATGAGGCCATAGCCACCACTTTGAAGTGTGCTAACAGCAAAATTGGAACCTTATTCACGTGACGAACGTGAGATGTATGCTCCAAGAGAAACCTTTCAGAACTTCTGTGGTTCTGATTAGTCCTTAGCCAATCTCAGAATGTACTTCTACTTTCCCATTCTCACAATCTTTTTATGTTCCTGGCAACTTTCAAATTCTTCTTCCAGACTATCAGGAAACACGGAGTATGGAGGATGAACCCAAATCTCCGCAGTACACACCGACATGGGTGGTTGCTGCTGTCTGCTTTGTTATTGCTCTCGCCACCATTTTTGCTGAGCGTGTTCTTCATAATTAAACTGGTAAAGGTTTGTTACATTCGTATGTTTCTTTTACACTTGAGCTAGGTAAATATTTTGGTTCaatttttcttccttcaatatttaatttttttggttccCAGATTGAACATCCTCAGCTATCTATATTTAAGCTATCTTTTAAAAACTTCATATTTGGACTGGACCAAAACCGAAACTGAAGTGAAGATAAATTTAAAGCTATGCACCGCCACTGATTGCAGAAATGAATGTGCGAAATGATGCAGGTGTCGTACACTGCgcataaaaaatgttattgctTCTGAACCTGTATCTTTTCTTCCTCTCCAATAAACATTCTcagctttttatatttatatttatgttatttaaatGTTGTTTCTGCATCAACTGAATTTTTAAGCAAATAGAAAGAGCTTCTAGACGTGTGCTTGGTAATGAAAAcacatcaaattgatgttttcttgagtgttttttattttaagacaaaaaacttttaaaagcaCCTCAATCACAACGTCAAACAGTCCTAGTCTGAGGTGGTGTTTTTCACCATGTAAGAGGTTTTCTGGTGCATATGAAAATCTCGAAGTTCCTAAGGGTTTGGGTGGTTGacttttgtttgaaaattcaGTTCTTGAAGAGACAAGGTGAATTGTTTGAAGCctcacaaaaattaaaagaaagttaGTCAATCCTTTTCTCCCCAATCTCTCCTGTACAACAAGTTTGCACTTATAAATATTTCCAGAAAATATAGATACAGTGCGCAGGATTGCAGTGGATTACTTTGAAACAACTGTATCACTGCTTGTGAGACATAATTGAGGGTGTTGCAGTACAACACTAAAATATGCTCTTTTGTAAATCAAGCATGTTACTATTTTTAGATTATCTAAAATGTGTCCCaaagaataatgttttttagatgTTATTTTCTGAAAACAAATTTCTCATGAAGTCTGAGGTCGCAATAGGAGTCGTAAAGTTGCGTCTAGATCATTACATCATGGAAAGAGCGGGCTACACTGTGCCAGGCTTATTATGTAGTAATTCCAAAAGGGAGATTACTAcatatttgagaattttctatgattttattttttctgtttcttcccTAATTATCCAAGAAAACGAACATTCTCATTGCTTTATTTGGTGGATGcagtttgatttttcaagttctaTGCAGTTACCCCACCTTGCCTTTGTATGCTGTAGTATCCCAGGTTGGTGAACGTACACACCAAGTTTCACGTTGAGCTCTTTAATGATTGAAATGTTTCAGAAActcatcttcttcccttttGCTGATGGTATCTGAGTGAGTGGAGATGGGCACCAGGTTCAAGATGGACAGGCATGTTTGTTGAGGAAGTGCAGTTAGCATTTGGTCGGGAAGCTCAGGATGGACCGCGAGGGGCCCAAACGACCATCACGGAGCATATAGCCACAGAATCGGCTCACAGTGCGGGGCAAGCTTTCTTCTGCAACCCAAGCGCCTGCATCTTGAAATTTGGTTGTtcggtaaaaagaaaaaaaaggacgcCCACTTACATCTCCTAAAGCCTTAAATATGAGCAGATTCATCATTCAACCAAACCATTGTTCATAACTTCACCTTTTCTGTGAATATTATTTTCACTTTGTTTCAGGTAATTTGCCATTCATTGCTGCTCTTTTCATACCACCTAAAATCCCCCACAACCTACCGAACCGAATGCATTTAtggtaaataaaagaaaaccaatGCCTCAATCAGATGCAGGTGATTTTGCAGccttatttcttctttcttgtaaCATATGTGAGACATTTAGTGGATACATCTCGGATGGCCAAAgtcaagctaaaaaaaaaatctagacacTTCAAACATGctttatgacaaaaaaaaaacaagtataactTTTGTTCTGATTATTGGATCAGACTAATCTAGAGCTTTCTATAAACCTCATTCCGTATAGGATTGATCCACTAGCCCCAGGTTAGGAACAAGTCCACAttaatgttttagattttactttattttcttagttattttcatATTCCTTTCCTAGTtaagttttagaattttaatttaatttagcttTAATAGCTAGGTCGATTTGGCACTTctttaaacaaaacaatttaacaattattgaatttcaaaatatatcaaacaaaattttctcGATAGTATAGGATTGCAATCTTAAAGCTTGAGAGACCCTATTTTTTGTTATACTCTGGATCACATACGGTACATAATGTCTATGTTGCTTTCATGATCATTGTtgctattctttttattatcacaTAAATTTGCCAGTTGAAAACTGAATCTAATCTCTCACGCTACCGAATGGCAAGCTTTCTTAATAGTTTTGCAAGTATGCATCAATGCATGGTGAAAAGCTCAAGCATCATTGAAGAATGACTCTAGAAGGTTAAAGCTCATATTCTCAACAATTTGAGGAAGAGAAGCTAATGATTGCCTTATTCCATACCCAGGAGATGTTTATTTCCCTGTATTTACTAAAAATATAAGATCAATATCATTCAGaagataataaacaaaaaagttgTTTCTTGAATggtaagaaagaaaacaagcacGGAAAAATATGCTAAGAAGTTTCACCTTTTACGTCCAGTAATTTTCCTTCTGAATTCTATTTTTGTAGTTACAAACATAAACccccctcaaaaaaaaaaaaaaaaaaatgaacaaggAAGTTACAACGATCACCTAGCCTACAACTGCCATCTAACATATCAATTTCAACAGATACATATATTTTCCTCCTACGTATTCAGGCTATAATGAAAAAGATGACAAACCTGCACGCTTAGGTCTTTCAAGTGGAAGCTTTCCCATCTCATGACTTTCTTGGTGGGAGGGCGGAACTTCTTCAGTAGCCTCTGCCCTTTCAAGCTCCTTCAGAGCTCGTTTCGCATAAATAGTAAAGGCAACAGTAGTAACAATTGCAATGATGAAGGAGATGATGTTGTATATTATTTCCACAGTAGTCAAGTGATAGTTCCCATACTTCACATCAGCAAATGTCCTTATTAACCTACCACTGCACCGAAGCACAAACATGAGGTTGAGATGGGCCAAAAATGTTCCCAGATATCTATTTTCCTTGTATATTTCATTGGAAATTTGGAATAAGAACCAATAGTGACCAAAAATAGTATAACCAAGGAACAGACCTGTATATGTAGATAAAAGCTTCTGGTACCATTCCGGAAACTGAACCCCATAAGTAGGGCCAAAATCTCATACTTGTTACCACTATTGCATAGTTGAAAATTGTGTAGGGAAATGGTGAAACCCTAAAGATGGCAACCACTTTAAATTGATGGAACCAGCTTCCCTCCCCAGCAAGTCTAATCATAGAAGCTTTCTGGGGCCATCTCTTCAACCATTGCTACACATTCAACAGGAGATAATTCGCACAGATGGAGATGCAGAAGTAAGATCCAATATAAACACCAAGTTATATCAGTGAAAAATCATTTGCCTTACATGGATGCGATCACGGAAAACTAGCCCGATCAAATAGGGCAGGACCATCCCAATAGTGGTTCCAACCATGATTATCACGAAACCAATACCATATCCAAAGATCATCCCAGCCAACCACATAGAAGGACCGGAAGGAATTAGGAACACTGGGAACAAGGCAAGAGAAGCAGTAAGCACAAGGGAGAGGACCGGACGGCCAAAGGCAGTTGCTTCCCATTCCATCATTGGCAAGAGAACCTACAACAAAATTGATTAACCTTTGGCATAACCAAACTAAAATACCAAGTTGATCCTTAAGTTAGCCAAACTCGATCAAGCTTATCAACCACAATGCTGTATTCATGAATCTAATTTGATACCAAAGAAGAACCATCTCGAACAAATCAgcccaaaaacaaaaagtaacAGGATGCGGTTTATGCAATAGTTGTTGATTAAAGGTGCAGAGAAAGCACCAATGCAGGGAAGGCAAAGGGGTAAAAacaagaggagaggagagaaatGAGGAAGTACCTTGTCAAAAAGAAATGAAACGCCCcatttcaagaaaacaagaacTAGTGTGGCAATAACAAGGCACCAAATTAAAGCTTTGATCCACCGTATGAAAGCTTTAATCCTCGCTCTGGATTGAACTTGTGAAATGTCGAAGTCACCAACTCTTGGTTCGTCAGATATAACAAGCCTAACATATTCGCTATCTTCCCTAACATTGTGCTCCAACTTTCCACTGTCTTTTCGCGACTCCACCGCTGTCTCTGCCATCTTCattcataattttgaaaaaacaaaacaaaaacccatcaaatgTAAGGAGAGGTGAAAGGATTAAGCCGAGTTAGATTGTTTCTAGATTTAAGAATTCATCCATGGAATTGTTCAGGGGATGATAATAAGCTGCGCTGAAAATGGAATCGGAAgaatcttcttctcttcttattttgatcaaaagaagaaagtaaatTGATTTCCTCTTTTGCTAACAAcgatacagagagagagagagagagagagtaaaaacaaaataaaaaaaattctttttttttcaaagagagATGAAACACGGAAATGATAAGCTACTTTACCTTGGGTTGAAAGGTAATCTGAGCAATTTTGGACGCCGGTCCGAGATGTGGCGGACAACCTCGTctactttgtttgtttttatcgttggaagagagaaagaaaactgacaaaacaagaacaagaacaaaactgaggaatttttttttgtaaaaaaaaatctcagctTGATCTTTCTATGTTGTtggtttttgttcttgttacttgtttatttttattttttttagggggggaggagaagagaagaaagagttGTATAGTGAAAATTCAAAGGCTTAATGGTTAAACGATTGTTTAGCGAAGCCACTAGTTGCGAGTAACAATAGAGGAGTGCCTGGGCCatgcttaaaacaaaatattaaaaaatgccTGCTTGCGTGTTTTAGAAACAGaagcttcttcctcttccttcctTGATCCACCAAACCGATCAGAACCAAACCTAACCTTTTAattctttccctttccttttctttttgttttcgttttcgtgcgtagagagagagagagaaagagagcatCAATTCCTCCCGAGCAATGGAAAACAGTCATAAATGGATCACGCACCACCACCACAGGGACCAACGCCACCCTTTCTTAAATTGACCACCACCTCGACGGCTCGACCCTCCCCTGCCCTGCCCACCACCACGTCTGTGTTAAAACACACTAATTTTGCAAGAATTATTTGTGCGTACAGAATATGCTTCCCACTCACGCCAAAAAAGCACGCACCTAATCTTCTTTTTATCCCCTCATTCTAACGTTTCAGGATATCTTCCTTTCCAATTGGACAGACGGACTGGAGCTTGCAATTTCCATGATTGCCCACAACTAACAAATCTTAGTTAGAGCCACTGGCCTTCCGTTTGTCCTAAACAACAAAGTTAAGCGGATTCTTTGGGCAACTAAGTGTGTGCGCGTGTATAtattaccaaaaaaagaaaaccttcaAGCGAATGGAGAATTCATTGCGTACAGAATATACAGTCTTGATGTCCAAACCTGCATGTGGAAGTTCAAAAGGACACAAATGCTAGATTCTCCCAAACTC
It encodes the following:
- the LOC18097081 gene encoding endoglucanase 25 isoform X2; the protein is MYGRDPWGGPLEINAADSATDDDRSRNLNDLDRAALSRPLDETQQSWLLGPAEQKKKKKYVDLGCIIVSRKIFVWTVGSIVAAGLLVGLITLIVKTVPRHHHSHAPADNYTLALHKALMFFNAQRSGKLPKHNNVSWRGSSCLGDGKGKQGSFYKDLVGGYYDAGDAIKFHFPASFSMTMLSWSVIEYSAKYEAAGELNHVKEIIKWGADYFLKTFNSSADTIDRIVAQVGSGDTSGGSTTQNDHYCWMRPEDIDYVRPVTECSSCSDLAAEMAAALASASIVFKDNKAYSQKLVHGAKTLFKFARDQRGRYSASGSEAAIFYNSTSYWDEFIWGGAWLYYATGNNSYLQLATMPGLAKHAGAFWGGPDYGVLSWDNKLAGAQLLLSRLRLFLSPGYPYEEILSTFHNQTSIIMCSYLPIFTKFNRTKGLIELNHGRPQPLQYVVNAAFLATLFSDYLEAADTPGWYCGPNFYSTDVLRDFAKTQIDYILGKNPRKMSYIVGFGNHYPKHLHHRGASIPKNKIRYNCKGGWKWRDTSKPNPNTLVGAMVAGPDRHDGFHDVRTNYNYTEPTIAGNAGLVAALVALSGDKTTGIDKNTIFSAVPPMFPTPPPPPAPWKP
- the LOC18097081 gene encoding endoglucanase 25 isoform X1; amino-acid sequence: MYGRDPWGGPLEINAADSATDDDRSRNLNDLDRAALSRPLDETQQSWLLGPAEQKKKKKYVDLGCIIVSRKIFVWTVGSIVAAGLLVGLITLIVKTVPRHHHSHAPADNYTLALHKALMFFNAQRSGKLPKHNNVSWRGSSCLGDGKGKQGSFYKDLVGGYYDAGDAIKFHFPASFSMTMLSWSVIEYSAKYEAAGELNHVKEIIKWGADYFLKTFNSSADTIDRIVAQVGSGDTSGGSTTQNDHYCWMRPEDIDYVRPVTECSSCSDLAAEMAAALASASIVFKDNKAYSQKLVHGAKTLFKFARDQRGRYSASGSEAAIFYNSTSYWDEFIWGGAWLYYATGNNSYLQLATMPGLAKHAGAFWGGPDYGVLSWDNKLAGAQLLLSRLRLFLSPGYPYEEILSTFHNQTSIIMCSYLPIFTKFNRTKGGLIELNHGRPQPLQYVVNAAFLATLFSDYLEAADTPGWYCGPNFYSTDVLRDFAKTQIDYILGKNPRKMSYIVGFGNHYPKHLHHRGASIPKNKIRYNCKGGWKWRDTSKPNPNTLVGAMVAGPDRHDGFHDVRTNYNYTEPTIAGNAGLVAALVALSGDKTTGIDKNTIFSAVPPMFPTPPPPPAPWKP
- the LOC18097082 gene encoding uncharacterized protein LOC18097082 isoform X1, giving the protein MAETAVESRKDSGKLEHNVREDSEYVRLVISDEPRVGDFDISQVQSRARIKAFIRWIKALIWCLVIATLVLVFLKWGVSFLFDKVLLPMMEWEATAFGRPVLSLVLTASLALFPVFLIPSGPSMWLAGMIFGYGIGFVIIMVGTTIGMVLPYLIGLVFRDRIHQWLKRWPQKASMIRLAGEGSWFHQFKVVAIFRVSPFPYTIFNYAIVVTSMRFWPYLWGSVSGMVPEAFIYIYSGRLIRTFADVKYGNYHLTTVEIIYNIISFIIAIVTTVAFTIYAKRALKELERAEATEEVPPSHQESHEMGKLPLERPKRADAGAWVAEESLPRTVSRFCGYMLRDGRLGPSRSILSFPTKC
- the LOC18097082 gene encoding uncharacterized protein LOC18097082 isoform X2, encoding MAETAVESRKDSGKLEHNVREDSEYVRLVISDEPRVGDFDISQVQSRARIKAFIRWIKALIWCLVIATLVLVFLKWGVSFLFDKVLLPMMEWEATAFGRPVLSLVLTASLALFPVFLIPSGPSMWLAGMIFGYGIGFVIIMVGTTIGMVLPYLIGLVFRDRIHQWLKRWPQKASMIRLAGEGSWFHQFKVVAIFRVSPFPYTIFNYAIVVTSMRFWPYLWGSVSGMVPEAFIYIYSGRLIRTFADVKYGNYHLTTVEIIYNIISFIIAIVTTVAFTIYAKRALKELERAEATEEVPPSHQESHEMGKLPLERPKRAGAWVAEESLPRTVSRFCGYMLRDGRLGPSRSILSFPTKC
- the LOC18097082 gene encoding uncharacterized protein LOC18097082 isoform X3, with protein sequence MAETAVESRKDSGKLEHNVREDSEYVRLVISDEPRVGDFDISQVQSRARIKAFIRWIKALIWCLVIATLVLVFLKWGVSFLFDKVLLPMMEWEATAFGRPVLSLVLTASLALFPVFLIPSGPSMWLAGMIFGYGIGFVIIMVGTTIGMVLPYLIGLVFRDRIHQWLKRWPQKASMIRLAGEGSWFHQFKVVAIFRVSPFPYTIFNYAIVVTSMRFWPYLWGSVSGMVPEAFIYIYSGRLIRTFADVKYGNYHLTTVEIIYNIISFIIAIVTTVAFTIYAKRALKELERAEATEEVPPSHQESHEMGKLPLERPKRAGK